The following proteins are encoded in a genomic region of Pseudodesulfovibrio mercurii:
- a CDS encoding sigma-54-dependent transcriptional regulator, producing MSRNIRILAVDDSKSTLEVLKRNLVPAGYDVFTCGRVDEAVALLEDVVIDLVITDYRMPAASGLDLIKHVRANLPDVEIMMITGYPSIPGAVEAIKDGAGEYLAKPFTTEELLSSVGRIVERLQRRRVLSSADTPPDNFGIIGTSPEMENVFQRIGKAAASDANVLISGESGTGKELVARAVHYNSDRRTASFVPVNCTAIPDSLVESELFGHVKGAFTGAKESRAGFFEVANGGSIFLDEIGDASPTMQAKLLRVLQSKEFCKVGSSIVRTVDVRILAATHKDLRRMVDEGTFREDLFYRINVIDIHVPPLSERGDDLLVLINHFLAEFSRGMHRQPPTLTDEALQALRRYDWPGNVRELENLIQRLVVIVDHDTIGITDLPETMRFSLPREGSVNRTLEEVELEHIRNVLVMTSDNKTRAAEILGINRKTLREKLKRFEGMAKQGE from the coding sequence ATGAGCAGGAATATCCGCATACTGGCCGTGGACGACAGCAAATCGACCCTGGAAGTGCTCAAGCGCAATCTCGTGCCCGCGGGCTACGACGTCTTCACCTGCGGCCGGGTGGACGAGGCCGTGGCCCTGCTCGAGGACGTGGTCATCGACCTGGTCATCACCGACTACCGCATGCCGGCGGCCTCGGGCCTGGACCTGATCAAGCACGTGCGGGCCAACCTGCCGGACGTGGAAATCATGATGATAACCGGCTACCCGTCCATCCCCGGAGCGGTGGAGGCCATCAAGGACGGGGCCGGGGAGTACCTGGCCAAGCCGTTCACCACCGAGGAGCTGCTCTCGTCCGTGGGGCGCATCGTGGAGCGGTTGCAGCGCAGGCGGGTGCTTTCCTCGGCCGACACGCCGCCCGACAATTTCGGCATCATCGGCACCTCGCCGGAGATGGAGAACGTGTTCCAGCGCATCGGCAAGGCCGCCGCCTCGGACGCCAACGTGCTCATCAGCGGCGAGTCCGGCACCGGCAAGGAGCTGGTGGCCAGGGCCGTGCACTACAACAGCGACCGGCGGACCGCGTCCTTCGTGCCGGTCAACTGCACGGCCATCCCGGACAGCCTGGTCGAGAGCGAACTTTTCGGCCACGTCAAGGGGGCCTTCACCGGGGCCAAGGAGTCCAGGGCGGGCTTTTTCGAGGTGGCCAACGGCGGGTCCATCTTCCTGGACGAGATCGGCGACGCCAGCCCGACCATGCAGGCCAAGCTCCTGCGGGTCCTTCAGTCCAAGGAGTTCTGCAAGGTGGGGTCGAGCATCGTCCGGACCGTGGACGTGCGCATCCTGGCCGCCACCCACAAGGACCTGCGGCGCATGGTCGATGAGGGCACCTTCCGCGAGGACCTCTTCTACCGCATCAACGTCATCGACATCCACGTGCCGCCCCTGTCCGAGCGCGGGGACGACCTGCTCGTGCTCATCAACCATTTCCTGGCCGAGTTCTCCAGGGGCATGCACCGCCAGCCGCCGACCCTCACGGACGAGGCCCTCCAGGCCCTGCGGCGCTACGACTGGCCCGGCAACGTCCGCGAGCTGGAGAATCTGATCCAGCGCCTGGTGGTCATCGTGGACCACGACACCATCGGCATCACGGACCTGCCCGAGACCATGCGCTTCAGCCTGCCGCGCGAGGGCAGCGTCAACCGGACGCTGGAGGAAGTGGAGCTCGAACACATCCGCAACGTCCTGGTCATGACCAGCGACAACAAGACCCGCGCGGCCGAAATCCTCGGTATCAACCGCAAGACCCTGCGCGAAAAGCTCAAGCGCTTCGAAGGGATGGCCAAGCAGGGCGAATAG